AGGTAACCTCCATCCTGCGTACCTTCGATTGCACAGATCCGATAAAATATGATTATGCCCTGTTTGGCATTGAAGCCTTTGAAGGGATACCTTTCATAACGAAATAATTCCAGACCTATCTATCAACAGGAGTAGGATGTATTATTTATGCAATGAAAAATGAAATTCAAGTCCACCTCCAACGCGGTTATGGACTGAAATAACGCCATGATGCAATTCAACGGCATTTTTGACTATAGAAAGTCCCAGTCCTGTTCCGCCGGTTTTGCGGGAACGGCCTTTATCAACACGGTAGAAACGATCGAACAGATGGCGTAAATGCTCCTCTGCCACTCCTGTTCCATTATCGGAAACAACAAAAAAGAAATGGGATGTATTCTCTTCGGTACGTGCAATACGCACCGACACTCCTTCACCGGCATATGCAATCACATTGTCTAATAGATTACGAAAGATGGAATAAAGCAGCATGGAGTTCCCTTTAAGCCAGATTTCTCCTCCCAATGACGTCTCCACATGAATGGTCTTTTGCTGCAGCCGCAATGCCACGTCTTCCAATACCTGATCTACAAGGGGATTCAGGCAGACTGCTTCCATGTCGACCATTTGGGGAGCTTCATTCAGCTCATTGAGCAACAGAATATCCTGTAACAACTGATTCAATCGCTGTGCTTGGGCAAAACTTCGGTTAATAAAGAACTGCTGTCGTTCAAGAGGAAGCGTCGGGTTCTCATGCAACGTCTCCATATAACCGATAATACTGCTTAAAGGGGTCTTCAGCTCGTGTGCCACTTGGTGTGTTAACCTTCGCCGGATAGTAGCATCATGTTCCAGTTGTGATTGTTGCAATTGCTCATTAAATCGATTGGAGAAATAAAACAGCACGGCTGTCACGACAAAGGTTAGCAGCAACCAAAAATAAAAATAAAGGTTATCGGGCGATAACAAGGAAGAGACCGTTACATCATAGGGTAATGCAGAACGTACATAGCAGGTGCTAAACAATGTCGCGTGATAATAATACCGTTTCCCTGTCGTGTGTGACGTCCGAATGTCGGATCCATTCCCCTGTTCGCGGGCTAAGACAATTTCAGGACGTTCAAAGTGGTTCTCCATGCGAGATACATTTTTCACCACATTATCATACAAAACATTACCTTTCAAGCTAATAACTGTTACCCGTTGATCAGTATAAGGTAGCAACACAACTAATGAATCAAGATGTGACAACGAACCTTTGTGTTCAGCAATGGAATGGAACACCATTTCATTGGTGTCATTTAAAACGGTATTCAGCAAGTCAGCCTTGTAAAGCTTTTCCCGGTGATACTGAAACGCCAGTATCGTAATGGCAAAAACCAGAAAAAGAAGAAGATAATATATAAGTATCTTTTTTTTCAAGGATAGAGGAGATTTATCGGGGCAACAGTGTTTCACCAGTTATTCCAAAAAGCAATAGCCATAACCGGAACGAGTCACAATGTTCCTTCCATAAGGAGCAATTTTTTTACGAAGCCGGGTAATGTGTACATCAACCGTCCTATCCGTCACGAAAACATCATCTGCCCATACTTCCTGTAAAATAACATCCCGTGAAAAGACTTTGGCAGGATTCTGGATAAACAATCCCAGAAGTTCAAATTCCGTCTTGGTTAAAACAATTTCGATATCATCAATCTTCACTTTCTTGCTAGTCAGATCAACGGATAATGTTTTGAATGTAACAATGTTATCTTCTGAAATTTTCACGGAACGGTTAATAACTGCCTTCACACGGGCAGCAACCACTTTGACAGAGAAAGGCTTTACGATATAATCGTCAGCACCGGCTTCAAATCCGCGCAACATATCCTGTTCGGTAACACGGGCAGTCAGGAAAATAATCGGGATATCCTTGGTTTCGTCCTTGCTTTTGAGTATCTGAGCCAGCTTCAGTCCGCTCATCTGCCCCATCATGATGTCCAGCAGAAAAAGATGAAAGCCGCTTAAATCTTTTTTCAGGGCTTCTTCTGCCGAATAGGCCACTTCAACATGGTATCCCTCATTTTCCAAGTTAAACTGAAGAATCTCACACAAATCAGGTTCATCTTCCACAACCAGTAACGAGTAAGTATTTTGCATACCGATAATGTTTAACTTGTTGATGCAAAGATAACCAAGAATCTTTAAACTATAAATAAAAAACGGCAGAAAGAATATGCATATCTTCTGCCGTCCGGACTATATGAAAAGATTTCTTATAAATGGCTGATGCCCCATACCAGAAATGCACCGCCAATGATAAGTACAACCCAAAGCACTCCTGCCAAAGCAAACGATTTTCCTCCGGCTTCTTTGAATTTGCTCCATTTCATCTCGAGTCCCAGTGCGGTCATTGCCATTGTCAATAAAAGCGTATCCACCCATGTGATGATTTGTTGAATGACATGAGGAAAAGGAATATAATAGTTCAAACCGATACATGCCAGGAAGCCCAAGGCAAACCAGGGCACGGTAATTTTACCTCCTTTGCCTTTCATTCCAAATAATGATACTCCAAACAACAGGGGAACAAGCAAAATCACCCGAATCATCTTCACCACAACGCCCACTTTCAACGTCGTTGGAGCGATAGCGCTTCCGGCTCCTACCACCATGGCAACTTCATGCAACGTACCCCCGACATAAAATCCTTCCCAGTAATGATTGAACGGAACCCATCCGAACCGATAGACAATAGGATAGAGGAACATCGACAAAATACCAAACACAATGACGGTTCCTACGGCAATAGAGCTTTTGGTAGGCGCCGAACGTAAGGTCGATTCCAAAGCCAACACGGCGGCAGCGCCACAAACAGCGCTTCCACACGATACTAGCATACTGGTTTCGCTATCCAGTTTAAAAACTTTCTTCCCCAGCCATGTCCCGAGGAGGAAAATGCCAGCCACTACGATGACGCCCATCAATACGCCATGTATTCCCAGACTGGCAATACCATTGACACTGACACGAAACCCAAAAAGGATAATCCCCAAACGCAATAATTGTTTGGCGGCATAATTGATCCCTTTTGCCATTCGTTTTCTTTTGTGGTAATAAGGGCCAACCACGATCCCTATCAATGTTCCGATGATCAGCGGGGAGATGGCAGCAGCGGTG
The sequence above is drawn from the Microbacter margulisiae genome and encodes:
- a CDS encoding sensor histidine kinase → MKKKILIYYLLLFLVFAITILAFQYHREKLYKADLLNTVLNDTNEMVFHSIAEHKGSLSHLDSLVVLLPYTDQRVTVISLKGNVLYDNVVKNVSRMENHFERPEIVLAREQGNGSDIRTSHTTGKRYYYHATLFSTCYVRSALPYDVTVSSLLSPDNLYFYFWLLLTFVVTAVLFYFSNRFNEQLQQSQLEHDATIRRRLTHQVAHELKTPLSSIIGYMETLHENPTLPLERQQFFINRSFAQAQRLNQLLQDILLLNELNEAPQMVDMEAVCLNPLVDQVLEDVALRLQQKTIHVETSLGGEIWLKGNSMLLYSIFRNLLDNVIAYAGEGVSVRIARTEENTSHFFFVVSDNGTGVAEEHLRHLFDRFYRVDKGRSRKTGGTGLGLSIVKNAVELHHGVISVHNRVGGGLEFHFSLHK
- a CDS encoding response regulator codes for the protein MQNTYSLLVVEDEPDLCEILQFNLENEGYHVEVAYSAEEALKKDLSGFHLFLLDIMMGQMSGLKLAQILKSKDETKDIPIIFLTARVTEQDMLRGFEAGADDYIVKPFSVKVVAARVKAVINRSVKISEDNIVTFKTLSVDLTSKKVKIDDIEIVLTKTEFELLGLFIQNPAKVFSRDVILQEVWADDVFVTDRTVDVHITRLRKKIAPYGRNIVTRSGYGYCFLE
- a CDS encoding YeiH family protein; protein product: MEAISTHAKKAVRKRRAHFYTALGHVFVISLAALAIGQIKWITAAAISPLIIGTLIGIVVGPYYHKRKRMAKGINYAAKQLLRLGIILFGFRVSVNGIASLGIHGVLMGVIVVAGIFLLGTWLGKKVFKLDSETSMLVSCGSAVCGAAAVLALESTLRSAPTKSSIAVGTVIVFGILSMFLYPIVYRFGWVPFNHYWEGFYVGGTLHEVAMVVGAGSAIAPTTLKVGVVVKMIRVILLVPLLFGVSLFGMKGKGGKITVPWFALGFLACIGLNYYIPFPHVIQQIITWVDTLLLTMAMTALGLEMKWSKFKEAGGKSFALAGVLWVVLIIGGAFLVWGISHL